The Lampris incognitus isolate fLamInc1 chromosome 4, fLamInc1.hap2, whole genome shotgun sequence genome segment AAGTTACTCGTGAATAGGAGCAAGAAAATAATGTGTCGTCTTGTCACACTTTTCTGACAATCATAATGACAATAGCGGCACTAAACCACCTCTCAgctgtttaaaaaaaacctgctactgggcgtctgggtagtatagtggtctattccattgcctaccaacacagggatcgctggtttgaatccccgtgttgcttctggcttggttgggcgcccctacagactcagttggcggtgtctgtgggtgggaggccagatttgggtgtgtcctggtcgctgaactagtgcctcctctggtcggctgaggcacctgtttttttggggggggggctggggggaatagcgtgatcctcccacgcgctatgtctccctggcgaaactcctcactgccaggtgaaaagaagcagctggtgactccacatgtatcgggcgagacgtggtagtctgcagccctccttgggtaggtagagggggtgaagcaatgatcgggacggctcgaagagtggggtaattggctggatacaattggggagaaaaggggggggaattccagaaaataaataaataaacatgctACTAAAATGACCTCTTATTTTAAAAGTAAAGAAAACCTGCATGTACCACAATAACTGTTAACTGTTTGCTGAAGTTCTCTTGGGTCCCCTGACAAACTTTCAAGATGGGCTAGTTTAAATAGACTAAGATAACTGTAGGTAGCCTACCTTGGAGCAGATGTAAGTATGTCTGTTGTGGGTTTCTTCATAAAGTTTTAAGTGTGGGCTTCCACAAAGTTCGATCTAGAAAAGGCACTTCTGATGgttaaatttgtgtgtgtgtgtgtgggggggggggttaaagattGCCTCCCAGTCACTCAGGGTAGCGTAAATatgttttcttttgggggggagattttctccccaattgtatctggccaattaccccaccctttctgagccgtcccggtctctgctccaccccctctgccgatccggggagggctgcagactacctaccatgtgcctcctccgatacatgtggagtcaccagccgcttcttttcaccggacagtgaggagtttcgccagggggacgtagcgcgtgggaggatcacgctattccccccggttccccctcctcccgaacagccgccccggctgaccagaggaggcgttaacgcagtgaccaggacacatacccacatccaccctcccacccgcagacatggccaattgtgtctgtagggacgcccaaccaagccggaggtaacacagggattcgaaccggcgatccccatattggtaggcaacggaataggctgccatgccacccggacgtcccgtaaatctgtttttacagttTACCACCACACCTTTCCAACTTTTCCCTCTCCTTTAGCTATGTCTCTTAACTAATCTAGCATTTTCTATGGTAATTTCTATCAATTTTTTTGCAGTCAACTCCTCAAGTTCTTGCCATCACATCAATGCTGTAAATCTTGTAAAAGAAACTAATTGTAAGCCATCTGTGCTTTGAAAGGGCAATTTGCAGTTTTGTTGTGAGTTTTGGAGACTTCATTTTACTGTCGGGTGTAAAAGTAAACTGGCTAAATCAGATGTAGACAGTACAAATATGAGGCTGTTAACAGAtgaagagatgtgtgtgtgtgtgtgtgggtgggggggggtcactcaTGCTATCTGATAATGatctgcatacacatacacaccgtaTGACACTTACAaattgtttgtgtgtatctgtgtggtcTTTCAATTTCAGATTTAAACAGAACATTTCCAGACAATATCCAGTTCCAAAAGACATCCAGCCCGTGTCTGCAGAAAGCGCTTCACAATGTGCTGCTAGCTTACGGCCATCACAATCCCACTGTGGGATACTGCCAGGTAATGATGGACACCTCAGGGTAAGGTGCACCCGACGCTGAATTTGCATAGTAAGGACGCACTCTCGGTACCCACGATGTATATTAAACACTGGTTGGAACTTTGAAATAGGATATTGATTCTGTAAATTCATGAGGTCCATCAGGTTGCGAAGGCTCAAATAAACATTTTATATCACATTCTCTTCCATTTCATTGAGTGTCGTGGGTTTGAGTCTTGATGGTGGCATGCTGATTATAGGCCCTGGTGGTTTTGCTTTTGGATGATTGGTTTTGTGGCAAGTTGATGGAGCGATCATAGGTGGTGGGAGTAGGGAGGGATTTGATTTCATCTTTTAGCCGTTCTTAAGAAAAATGGTCAGTGATTTATAAATCAGTTGCACAAtggcccagttgttagcactgttgcctcacagcaagaaggtcctgggtttgaaccctagactgtcccaggtcctttctgtgtggagtttgcgtgttctccccatgcctgcgtgggtttcctctgggtgctccggtttcctcccaccatcaaaaagagacacatgttaggattaatactcctgtctgtgcccctaaccaaggcagtggaaagaaaaactggactTGGTctttgggtgctgcagctgcccaccgctcctatacaataggatgggttaaatgcagagaacatagtcattgtaagaatacaatgtcaaatcaaGTGGCTTTCAAAAAATAATTTTTGTCACCTCACATAGGTAGACTCGTAGGTCTTTACCCAATTTGGTCTTAACACAAGGTCATATTAGCAGTAGTATGATAGGTGATATTAGCAGTAGTATGTAGACGGTTAGCGgcactgtggcacagtggttagcatggtcgcctcacagcaaggaggtcctgggttcgagtcttggggtagtccaaccttgggggttgtcctgggtcattctgtgtgtggcgtttgcatgttctccccgtgtctgggtgggtttcctccgggtgctccagtttcctcccacagtccaaagacatgtaggtcaggtgaattggccgtgctaaattgtccctaggtgtgaatgtgtgtgtgtgggccctgtgatggcctggcggcctgtccagggtgtctgtctgcctgccgcccaatgactcccgggataggctccagcatccccgtgaccctgagtaggataagcggtttggataatggatggatggatggagtttctCAGCTGCCTCCCTCTTGctccctcctttcctctcttccatTTCTTCTCTTGATTTAAATTCCCCAACATTCTTTTACTGGCCTGTGCAACCTGTACAAAATCTTCCCCCACACTTGCATCATCTCTGTTACCTGTTAGCTTGAGGCAAGAGCAGGAATGGATAACATAGTGCCTATGGCTGTTTAACTAAGCCCAATGTCAATTTGTTCTGCAACCCAGTATGTGACAGAAGTGCAGTTTAGATACCTCTCTGATGACTGCCTCAACATCATGGAAGCAGTCTTAATGTTGTTTTTTTATCTTTCATTTAACCTTTATTGTACGAGGAACTCCCCATTGAGAGAACATCTCTTTTACAAGGGCGACCTGGCCAAGATGGCGGCGGCATCTAAAACCGTCACAAGCAACAATGAAAATATATTCTCATGCGTAAAGAAAGTCTAAATCTTGAGTATATACTACCTGTCTCTTAAGTTTAGACAAAACATCACATATCAAAAATGTGCCTGTTATAGAGGGGCTTTGAGATGTTTTGCCGATTGAACCTTGAGTTTATCACTGTCTACAATGTCTGTTGTCACATTTAGGATTTAATTATCAGTCGACACACTGCCAATTCGATTTCACAACATTCTCTAAGTACTACATTATGTACATGATGATTATGtacatctttccacaccggaagtggtGTGGGAAGCTGGCGGTGCAACTTCACGGTTGCAGCGGCCTCacacagtaccggtgtgggaagatggcgtcgCAAATTTACAtttgtagcggcctcacccagtaccggtgtcggaagatggcatcacaaattcatgtttgcagtggcctcacccagtaccggtgtgggaagatggcggcgcgaattcacgtttgtggcggcctcacccagtaccgttcatgcagtgtctctgtccacgtctgcgcctacatttgtcttcgtttgatggctgggagagctggagctggatcagctgggagagcttggtctgctgcatcctgtgggcccaggggccacggccctgtctggagctgtgcccgaagaggtaacgccgagggcggtctgacaggcacgctgaagcggggcaagctaagctaactgctagcccatgcagaccggcagctctgataacaccgagggcggtctggctgtGTTTTTCGTGTCATCGtggggagtgtggggaggtgtgtcaaaggtgtctggctgggagaactggcgtcgGATCAgccgagggagcctggtctgctgcgtcctgtgggcccaaggaccacggccatgACCGGAGCTgctcccgaagaggaaacaccgagggcggtctgacaagatgcagaagcggggcgggctaagcgaactgctagcccgtgcagaccggcagttccgacagtcatcctggctggtgttcgttctcgatatgtgttcttgtcatttttggttgtgtttttgcctttgtgttgcactgctgtgggctggaaatGAAACGACAGAGTGTTtctgataatgatgatgacgCACAGCATGTAAGTACGTTTCTGTACATCTCCCAGATGGTGTTCCTGTTCAGAGCAGCGCTGTCATCTTGAGCAAACACATGAGCTCCACTGGCCGCGTGCTGCGTGTCCTCAGATCTGTCCTTAAAGAGTGAATAGAAACCATTTAAGAAGAAGTCTCTCACCAAGTTTTTCTGTCAGACCTTTTAAGATTATTCTAGCACACGTGAAAATAAAAATCCATTTATGAGCAATTTGCAACATTTCGGTGGCTAAGAAAGTTACATAGTAGCtagttgtgtttatgtgtgtccgAAGTGGGTTTATCTTGGGAATTTTACGCAAGGACAAAGTTAAAGACGGTTCAGCTGCTGTGCAGTCAAAACAAGGCCCAGTTGCCTCCATTTGTAGTGCGGTGGCCTGTTTTTTTGACCGACCGATGTTGGTTGTGCTCTGTCGTAAGCCGGGGTCAGGAGAGGCGTTTGAATGATGAGGGCGTGTGGTATGATTTACCACTTTTGCAGCTCGTGTGTCGACATCGATATTTTCTCAGTATTTCTGTTGAAGTGTTCTGCCCCTGCCTGTTGAAATGCCTCGCCCTGGCACCACCGCTGGCTATGTCTGTAATCTGAGTGCCTCTCGTGTTTCCAGGGGATGAACTTCATCGCCGGGTACCTCCTTATCATCACTAAAGACGAGGAGAAGTCCTTCTGGCTGATGGAGGCGCTCATAGGCCGAATATTAccaggtttgtttttttgtgcgtgTATATTTACTTTGTCAATAGCAGTATCAACTCttcctggtctgtgtgtgtgtgtgtgtgtgtgtgtgtgtgtgtgtgtgtgtgtgtgtgtgtgtgtgtgtgtgtgtgtgtgtgtgtgtgtgtgtgtgtgtgtgtgtgtgtgtgtgtgtgtgtgtgtctctctctctgtttatggTCCAGTCAGAGCATGCCCTCTGTGCTATGAATAACCCTGGAGGGAGGTCACATGGACTTTATCTGCCTGTATCTTAAGaggcgtgtctctctctctctctctctctcacacctgctTGGTGGAGTATTTGTACAGGAAACAGTCATTCCCGACCCACTCACAGTATCTACTATCCTGGTTCATGTTAAGCCTGTCACGCATGTTCTTGCAGCCCGTGGACAGGATAGAGAATAACCTCGCCTTATTCCCCAGTACTCGCCACGGTCGGTTACATCGCCGCCCCATCGGTCCTTACTTTTTGAAATCTCCAGCTAAGCTATGAAAGAACTTTTGCTTGCATTAATAATAATTAGATTATGTAGCCCTGGCTCTTGCAGGAAGAAACTGAATATTTCTTTTACAGTTTATGGTTAAAGCTGCGTCCATGTGAGTTTGGAACAGGAGCGGTGCTTGTTGGCTGTGAGCTGAACATCTTCGGTACTTTTACTCTACATCGTGAGGCTGCAGCGATGTGCAGTAATGAAGGCTTGACACCCAAAcggcttttttatttttgttttcgtcCACCGTCGCTTGTTAACCCATGCAAAATTACTGGAGACGCGTTAGTGTGTGTCCTTCCTTAGTGTGCAAGAACCGACTTTGTTCGTTAATGACAATATCACAAAGACCAGGCTTGTATGTGAGAAGACTGAGACTGTTCATGCACCACACATCTTGAGGCTCTACTTGGTGTACTGAATCACCAGTGGGTGCGATTTCTTCCGTTTACACCCAAGAACGCTTCATTGATTGGAAAAAATGCCTGGTGTAGCCTGTTGTGTGCAACACTAACAAAAACCTATTTTCCCTGAGAACTACTGTAGTACTTGGACACATCCAAGTCAGAGACGTCGACCCTGGTGCTCATCTTGACATTATAGCACAATCTGTAATGGTTATAACTGTGTTATTACAACCATAAATTGTCATAGGCTTGGTTATGTGATGCAATACGagtcacaaaccccccccccccggctacgCCCTTCCACCTCCTACTATAAATAGAAAAAAATTCAAATTCTTCCAGTGAGGAGAGGAGTATTTGAGCGAGAGACAtactgaaagagagacagagagagacagagaggatacACTTATCGATAGAGACCGACCAAAGTTAGGTATTTTTGCGTTGTCGCTGGAATTGGCACGCTTGCTTCTTTCCATGATTGCTGTCGGACTCGAGCGTTGTCCAGAGTAGACCGGGCTATTCCCAGAGGAAAACAAACTTGCGGAGCGTGGTTTGATACCTGTAGGCCACCCCAACATTTTCCTCAgattctgtcatttaaaaaaaaaaaaaaatcccagatgGGGGCTGTTGTCCATCTAAACTGGGGTGTTTTGTTGACCTTTTAAAGGGACAATACACCATTTTCAACatgatctcgctctctctccctctctgcagcGGGGATAGCGCATGAAAAACACCTACAGTTGTTCCCGATCGTTCCTGCGTCTCCGGCCGGCCGTGAAACCGAGTTTCTGGGGCCGCCAGGTGACGTGTCGTGATGTCATTCGGCGGCTGCAAAAACTCCATACAGCCCAGCAGGGTTTCTAAGACTCTAACCTAGCCTAAACACActgttcaaaaaacacattgtCGTTCTCTCGGCTAAGCGACATTTCCGATGGCGTAAATGGCGTTACACAACACTggcgcagaggattttatggacgaaGCTTGTGGGCAGTGCATTCTGGGACGTGTAGGTGCCGTGGGAAATACTGTGAGCAGGGCGACGCCGATTTCTCCGTcagtatagtacacagtgaggactttatatTGCGTCAGTCGACTACATTACTCAGCAGGACTGGTTGCACGTACACGAAACCAtcggtgaaatgtccctttaattcGTTTTAACGGCTAACCTGACAATGACGTGTGTACGGCTCCCAGACTACTACAGCCCGGCCATGCTGGGGCTGAAGACGGACCAGGAGGTGTTGGGGGAGCTGGTGAAGGCGAGGGTCCCCGGGGTGTGGCAGACCATGGCGGAGCACAACGTCATGTGGACTCTGGTGGTGTCCCGGTGGTTCATCTGCCTCTACATAGACATCCTGCCCAcagaggtgagtgtgtgtgtgtgtgtttgggtcatCCCTATGTCAAGGTCAAGTTTCACTGTTTCCAAACACGACAACACGGTGTAAGAAGATTATTTCTGGCTTTAGCTGTCGGAAGTTCTTTCCCTGGCATATTTGGCCAGAGTGCATTAACACGTGAGGTTATATCAGATGTAGCTTACTTAAGCTCTGAGGTGGGTGTGATTTTTGTCAGTCGCCGCGGTATAACGCTTCTTATTCTCCTCACCTCTCCTGCAGACGGTTCTGCGGATCTGGGATTGTCTGTTCTACGAGGGTTCGAAAATCCTGTTCCGCGTCGCCCTGACGCTGATCCACCGCAACCAGACCCTGATCCAGCAGGCCCGGTCCCTCCCCGACGTGTGTCAGAGTTTCAAGGAGATCACACACGGACCATTTGTTGATAAATGCCACACTTTGATGCAGgtaaaaatgcacaaaaaaacgCTGTGACATTAACCGCCTTTCCAGCCCAGTGTTTTTATGCAAATGTTCTCatctagaataaaaaaaaaaaaggcttggtGGAAATGGGAACTAACAAATAAAATCCCCAAAATTCGCATTAAGGCTTTTTTGCTCGCTTGAGGTGAAAAAATACGTTAAAAAGAAATGTGATAAATTGCAATGGAAATGCATTTACCCGATACAAAAATTAAATGTGCATATAGtcacatgatcagctgtttcttCATCTTAACTTCATGTGGTGCAATGGTGGACGTTAACAGATACAGGTGGATGGAAGAGGGAATAAAAACCTTCCTTTGCCTGATGTATGGGAAACAGCAGTGTAGTGTAGCGACAGCCCTGGACTAATGTGGCCGTCAGCTGAACCAACAGAGCACTTAAAACTTGGCCGATATGAATGAGCTGTTGATGGACTGTCCATCTTCCTCGCGGGTGGTGAAGTATAGACagatcagcatctctgatatcttctctgcaccttatcacctcttatatcACCTGTttaaagtcaatccttgtgtatatatccgaAGATTGTTGTTATTctttgttaagtacacagagagagccacgacaccggagtcaaattccatgtacgtgCAGACCTGCATGGCCAATACACATGATTCTGATTCGGCGATGAGGAAGGACATATAGACCTACGTTCAGGGTTTCACCTGCTTACACTGATCACATGGAAACATACCTTAATTTGTCTTTACGCGACATTTGCTAAATGTTGATTTGAAAGTTGGATGGAAACCTGATTATTGGGGGCAATAATGCATATTCCTTCCTGAATACGAAAAGAGGTCGGTGCAGCGGGGTATATGAGATATATGGGGTATGGTTCATGTATACGAGTTCACAGCTGAAGGTGAATTATCACAGTCAGTGTTAATTAAACATTCACAGTTATTAATCAAACACCTGTTTTATTCTAGCAACGAGCTACTGCTCAGtttataaacccccccccccccagatgtttTGTAAAAACTTAATTTTCTCAACCACTGTTATTCAGAATGAATTGTTTCATGACACATAGCTATGAAGGAGTTACTTTTCTCACCTCCGACCGACTAACCTGAATCTTATAATCTGGATGGATGCCCTGGGTGCTGCTGGCAACCGTCCCATGGGTAATTAAAATTCAAATCAGACGATTTATTCCATTCCATCTAGTAGGGTAACAGCGCCACCTCACTGCAGTGAGAgcaattatgtaaaaaaaaaaaaagaaaaaaaagctcctggatgttggtggtggtggtggtggtgtgggtgcAGGGGGGGGGTAATCCTTTGTCATTTCCTGTCTTTTAATTTTCCCTGCCTTTTCCTAGAAAATCTTCACCGAACCAGGAAGTCTGTCCATGTCGACCATATCCAAGCTGCGGGCGACGTGTCGCGCACGCATCGTGGCGGAGGAGTCCTGACCCGCCCGCCGGCTCGAGGACCCGACGATCAAAACTCCTCACACATTCCAAGGCATTCCGTTGACCTCCGCTCCCGATCGACGTTGGAGGGTGAGAGAAGGAGAGACGGGCCGGACTTTTGGGACGAACACTCCGACATTTCTTTTTGCACTTTTATAAAATGTCCGCCTTCAGCTCGCCACTGAATTAGCGTCCCAACACAACTGTGAATATGTACGAGTGTGTTGCTATACGCGTAGCGGTGTCTGTGGTCTGGAACAATGACCGGATCGTTTGTATGTGAAGGACAGAGTGAATCAAGTTAAGATGAAACACTGTCCCTCCTGAGTCCATTTCACAAAATCCTTTCCCCTACTTCCCTTGTGAAATTGTTAAAAACGCACTGCAGTGCACTTTGTTCCCCGACACGGTAACGGCAGAAGCTCGGCCAGGTGAACCGCGTCACGCGCCCGGCGTGCTGGGAAAGCAGAAGTGGCGTGTGTGTCGGCGGCGGTTTCGATCCGGAGGGGTGTATTCACTAACGTTTGTAAAGAATAACATTCTGAACGTTTCATTTTTGTATCTGGGAGACCAACTTAGGTGGCGCCACTTGTTGCACACTTGGCGTCGATGTTCAACATTGCCGTATTTAGTTGAGAAGGAAAACCTTCCCGTCAGACACGCTCGAAAGAAGCCGGAGATCTGATCTGCGGGATCTCGACCGGGTGTCTCGAGGTTGCTTCAGGTACGCTCTCCGGTTAACGTTCGATGCCTGTATGGGCACAGCACGAGCTGGCCGGTCCCCAATCTGGCCGAGGCGAACGTGTGGGTGCCTGACCTCGGTGGGCATTTCTAACACAGGTCGTCCAAAACCAAGTTCAGTTAAGAGCTGATTTTTCTTCCTGACGTCGTCATGACCTGTTAGTTCAGCGTCCGACTTGCTATTCCTAAGTGAATCTTTTCCCGTGGTGTGCTTTTATGCTGCGTAATAATGTCCCTGCTGGTTTCTCGATGAACCACAGAACACACTCGTTCTCTTGTTATGACGCTTGCTTTTCTCACTTGACGTCGGATATGGTGACAAGATGTGAAGTGGCGTTTGTCGCCCTGGGCCTGACATACTGTGAACACCGTGACGGCGTGTGTCTTGTAGAGAAAAGCAGCCTTGCGCAATATGTGGTGAAAAATGTCTTATTAAATCACTGGTATACACAAACTCACGTGAACTGTCATGAGACCTCCAGCACCCCTGGCTAAAGGGTGACAGCCAGAGAAGTAAAAGAAGGTGACGGAGAGATGAGAGAAGGAAGAAAGGGCGAGGGAGCGCCCTCTGGGGGTAATGCATATGATAAAACCTCATTTTTGCCCACAACACTTATTTATGGAAGTCACAAAGTATTTAGCAAGAAATACCATCGAAACAGAtttacggggcgtccgggtggcgtggcggcctattctgttgcctaccaatatggggatcgccggttcgaatccctgtgtgtcctggtcgctgcactagcccctcctctggtcggtcggggcggggagggggaactggggggaatagcgtgatcctcctacgtgctgtgtcccccctggtgaaactcctcactgtcaggtgaaaagaagcggctggcgactccacatgtagcggaggaggcatgtggtagtctgcagccctccccggatcagcagagggggtggtgcagcaacCGAGATGCCTTGGAAGAGTGGGCCAGATTCAACTGGAGAGgaaaaatatgggggggggggtccccaaaaaAATCATCAAAATCAACATTGGGAGTTTTTTTAGGTTTATTATTGAATTCAATAAAATACACAATAGAAATGAGATCCAAGCATTTACTATAAAAATATGATCATATCACTACAAGTCATATTAACTGTACTGAGTGCGTGTGGTAGAAGTCTTTTTACAGAGcctctgaagaagaaaaaaaattacacttTGCCAACATCAATTTGTCCTGTTCTGCAGGGTCGTGTCCCTTGGCCCTGAACAGACAAAACACAAATGCCGACAGCCCGAACACGAGGATCTCCGTCGTCGCCAGCAGAGAAGTGTGCCAGATGTTACATGTTTTTCCCTTTTCATAGAAAGAGTGGGCATTGTCAATAACACAATGGTCGCTAGCAGTAGAAAAGATTAAATTTTAAAGATAATAAGCCGGGATGTTTCACACTTGGACGAAGCCTTGGTAGTGCTGATCTTTGTGTAGTAGACCGCAGCAACACAGCAATGTGAGTTGGCTCAGCTGCAGTCTAACTTGATCATATACTGATATACTGAGCATTTATATATTACCAGAAATCAACACAACCTTACGCTCCTGCCCCTAAACTATATGATTTTATAATCGCCGTTTATTACAAAGACGTACACTTCCTGAAAAGCTAAACACAAATTCGGGCCGATTCAGTCAAACTTAACGTATTTCAGCGAGAGCGGAACAAAGCAGAATTgacccatccagccatccatccatccatccagccatccaaacAGTTTACCCCGCtcccagggtcatggggatgctggagcctgtcccagcagtcactgggcagcaggtggggagacaacctggacaggctgccagaccatcacagggcccacacaaacattcacacctagagacaattcagtatggccgactcaccggACCCACACAGACAAAAGACAAGCAGCGTGATATTGAGGGTCCGTTCTACGAAACGTCAGTATCATTCTTGATCATCGACACGGGCTTTACGATGGCATACGTTGCTCCAGTGTTCCCAAAATGCAAAGGCTGGACTACCTAAAACTCACAAACAAGCTTTTACTGGACAGTGGTTGCTGTCATAACAGATGTTGGACTTCTCTTTGTCATCCCAGGAGACAagttaaaacag includes the following:
- the grtp1a gene encoding growth hormone-regulated TBC protein 1-A; the protein is MEKRSKATNGIPTSRLTLGAADGGARDRVDRVDRDRVDRVDPYGFERSKDFDFESYEELMSEYLVVLTRRSIKWSKLLKGRGKVEKNLKLKRYVRKGIPNEHRSLIWMAASGAQEQLEKNPGYYQSLLGAQHDHKLVEAICTDLNRTFPDNIQFQKTSSPCLQKALHNVLLAYGHHNPTVGYCQGMNFIAGYLLIITKDEEKSFWLMEALIGRILPDYYSPAMLGLKTDQEVLGELVKARVPGVWQTMAEHNVMWTLVVSRWFICLYIDILPTETVLRIWDCLFYEGSKILFRVALTLIHRNQTLIQQARSLPDVCQSFKEITHGPFVDKCHTLMQKIFTEPGSLSMSTISKLRATCRARIVAEES